In the genome of Oxalobacter aliiformigenes, one region contains:
- a CDS encoding phosphoethanolamine transferase, with amino-acid sequence MKKAPQRIVVILGESDNKGHHGIYGYAHPTDDFMMKMQKDKDKTAVFNAISPAPITREVVIRIFSLATARQIEPFVKKASLLEFAKNAGYQTVWLSKQAGVGLHDTLVRVIALQADIVSFIPGQFDDTLFEPFSDFLHKSAKQFFVLHLRGSHLGCKYGHNQADFEWAANSLPEYRHYDATIANTDKFLELLTQVDNSNRNTLFVYVPDHGEIVNKGHGMPNLDKRQYEIPLVMWSEDKMLMQRARSLVDKYSVENQNMRIFNTVSLPLVLAEIMGY; translated from the coding sequence GTGAAAAAAGCACCGCAAAGAATAGTTGTTATATTGGGAGAAAGCGATAATAAAGGGCATCATGGTATTTACGGATATGCACATCCGACAGATGATTTCATGATGAAAATGCAGAAAGACAAGGACAAAACTGCTGTTTTCAATGCAATTTCACCAGCACCGATCACCAGAGAAGTGGTTATCAGGATATTCAGTCTGGCTACAGCCAGACAGATTGAACCTTTTGTAAAAAAGGCCAGCCTTCTGGAATTTGCCAAAAATGCTGGATACCAGACAGTATGGTTATCCAAGCAAGCAGGAGTCGGGCTTCATGATACTTTGGTCAGGGTGATTGCTTTGCAGGCAGATATCGTTTCTTTTATTCCGGGTCAATTTGATGATACTTTGTTTGAACCGTTTTCAGATTTTCTGCATAAAAGTGCAAAGCAGTTTTTTGTTCTTCATTTGAGGGGCAGTCATCTCGGATGCAAATACGGCCATAATCAGGCCGATTTTGAGTGGGCAGCTAATTCATTGCCAGAATATCGCCATTATGATGCAACCATTGCGAACACGGACAAATTTCTGGAGTTGTTGACGCAGGTTGACAATAGTAACAGGAATACATTGTTTGTTTATGTTCCTGATCATGGTGAAATTGTCAATAAAGGGCATGGAATGCCGAACTTGGACAAACGGCAGTATGAAATTCCGTTAGTTATGTGGTCAGAGGACAAAATGCTGATGCAGCGAGCTAGGAGTTTGGTTGACAAATATTCTGTGGAAAACCAAAACATGAGAATTTTCAATACCGTATCGTTACCACTGGTTCTTGCAGAAATAATGGGATATTAG
- a CDS encoding phosphoethanolamine transferase domain-containing protein gives MLVRLAYPLRIPALLYVSFVAALNVSCIYMYGGVLHDGMMASVLETHYVEAKEFLFHAGIVPWLLFAGIFTVLFGLTRNTSKTGPVGIVVLIILLLFPMLKVAVPSWLNLPIREAYEFRQYPVEIMGLKYRTYLVTKEPAMIAGYYAAQSKVDEALEKKRELPDEITRFPISEKSTAKNSCYIGRKR, from the coding sequence TTGCTTGTACGTTTGGCTTATCCATTAAGGATACCTGCTCTTTTATATGTCTCATTTGTTGCGGCGCTCAATGTCTCATGTATTTATATGTATGGAGGTGTTTTACATGATGGAATGATGGCTTCTGTACTGGAAACGCATTACGTAGAAGCCAAGGAATTTCTGTTTCATGCGGGAATTGTACCTTGGTTACTGTTTGCCGGCATTTTTACAGTCCTTTTCGGATTGACGCGAAATACATCAAAAACAGGACCCGTTGGCATAGTCGTGCTGATTATACTTCTGCTGTTTCCGATGCTGAAAGTGGCTGTACCGTCATGGTTGAATTTGCCGATAAGAGAAGCATATGAATTCAGACAGTATCCTGTCGAGATAATGGGATTGAAATATCGTACATATTTGGTAACAAAAGAACCGGCAATGATTGCCGGATATTATGCGGCACAATCCAAAGTAGATGAGGCACTGGAAAAGAAAAGGGAACTGCCTGATGAGATAACTCGTTTCCCAATCAGTGAAAAAAGCACCGCAAAGAATAGTTGTTATATTGGGAGAAAGCGATAA
- the aroA gene encoding 3-phosphoshikimate 1-carboxyvinyltransferase: protein MHHYPKHIDLLPVGHVSGTVRLPGSKSISNRTLLLSALAEGQTVIKDLLASDDTMVMLQALEKLGVDWSRTGFDNEYIVTGTKGELPVRKADLFLGNAGTAIRPLAAALAVLGGDFLLHGIKRMHERPIGDLVDALNESGANIEYVENPGYPPIRIHEGHIRSHNLKVRGNVSSQFLTALLMASPLMARTQDVTIHVIGELISKPYIEITLNLMRSFGVEIEQDGWNAFTLKKGQTYKSPGVLHVEGDASSASYFLAAAAIAGGPVKVEGIGKNSIQGDVRFCDILQQMGAKVVYGDNFIEVVSNGPLKCIDDDFNLIPDAAMTVAMLAVYADGPSVLRNIGSWRVKETDRIVAMATELTKLGVDVETGDDWLKVIPATRISDATIDTYDDHRIAMCFSLACLSSSNKQGAKIRINDPKCVAKTFPEYFQAFKTLFA, encoded by the coding sequence ATGCACCATTATCCAAAACATATTGACCTTTTACCTGTCGGACACGTTTCCGGGACAGTACGTCTTCCCGGCTCGAAAAGCATATCAAACAGGACGTTGCTGCTATCGGCACTTGCCGAAGGCCAGACAGTCATCAAGGATCTTCTTGCATCCGATGATACGATGGTCATGCTTCAGGCACTGGAAAAACTCGGTGTTGACTGGAGCCGGACCGGTTTCGACAATGAATATATCGTCACAGGGACAAAAGGGGAATTACCGGTACGGAAAGCGGATCTGTTCTTGGGAAATGCGGGAACAGCCATACGGCCGCTGGCAGCCGCACTGGCAGTTTTAGGTGGTGATTTTCTGTTGCATGGAATCAAACGTATGCATGAGCGACCAATTGGCGATTTGGTCGACGCACTCAATGAATCCGGTGCCAATATCGAATATGTCGAAAATCCAGGGTATCCACCTATCCGGATTCATGAAGGCCATATAAGGTCTCACAATCTCAAAGTACGCGGCAATGTTTCCAGTCAATTTCTGACAGCATTGCTGATGGCTTCCCCATTAATGGCAAGAACACAGGATGTGACCATTCATGTTATCGGTGAGCTGATTTCAAAACCATATATTGAAATTACGCTCAATTTGATGCGTTCGTTTGGAGTGGAAATTGAACAGGATGGCTGGAACGCTTTTACTCTGAAAAAAGGGCAAACTTATAAAAGCCCGGGAGTTTTGCATGTAGAAGGAGATGCGTCGTCCGCTTCCTATTTTTTAGCTGCTGCCGCGATTGCTGGTGGCCCGGTCAAAGTCGAGGGGATAGGGAAGAACAGCATTCAGGGCGACGTCCGGTTTTGCGATATACTCCAGCAGATGGGAGCCAAGGTGGTTTATGGAGATAATTTCATTGAAGTCGTATCGAATGGCCCGTTGAAATGTATTGACGATGATTTCAATCTCATTCCGGATGCAGCGATGACAGTGGCCATGCTGGCTGTGTATGCAGATGGCCCGAGTGTACTGCGTAATATCGGCAGTTGGCGGGTCAAGGAAACTGACAGGATAGTCGCGATGGCAACAGAATTGACAAAGCTGGGTGTTGATGTGGAAACGGGAGATGACTGGCTGAAAGTTATTCCCGCTACACGAATTTCAGATGCGACAATCGATACATATGATGATCATCGTATAGCCATGTGTTTCTCTCTGGCCTGTTTGTCGAGTTCCAACAAACAAGGGGCGAAAATCCGTATTAATGATCCAAAGTGTGTTGCAAAAACGTTTCCGGAGTATTTTCAGGCATTTAAAACACTTTTTGCGTAA
- a CDS encoding prephenate dehydrogenase, whose translation MVPFKKIVICGVGLIGGSLALALRKNGYKGRIVGLERNREILSRAYALGIVDDAGSPMDETFQGADLLVLSVPVAQTGNVLKMVMPYLSAEMVVTDTGSTKTDVIAVAREVLAEKIDRFVPAHPIAGREMNGPDAAIDDLFAGKKTVITALSENRKDDIEKIAGLWEQCGSIIHYLSPDDHDSVFATVSHMPHLLAYGLVDYVANHAKSDLFFQYAASGFRDFTRIASSSPEMWRDITLANRAHLLTEMDAYLEELKNMRDLVEKADGPELEKIYANAQRARMNWLNTIENSESKK comes from the coding sequence GTGGTTCCATTCAAGAAAATTGTAATTTGCGGCGTCGGGCTGATTGGCGGATCGCTTGCATTGGCACTACGGAAAAACGGTTACAAAGGCCGTATCGTAGGATTGGAGAGAAATCGGGAAATTCTGTCCAGGGCGTATGCTCTTGGTATCGTTGATGATGCAGGTTCGCCAATGGACGAAACATTCCAGGGGGCCGATTTGCTGGTGTTGTCGGTGCCGGTTGCCCAGACGGGAAATGTTCTCAAAATGGTTATGCCGTATCTGTCTGCCGAAATGGTTGTGACAGATACGGGCAGTACCAAGACGGATGTTATTGCCGTGGCACGCGAAGTGCTTGCTGAAAAGATTGATCGTTTTGTTCCGGCTCATCCGATTGCCGGACGAGAAATGAATGGTCCCGATGCAGCGATAGATGATTTGTTTGCCGGAAAGAAGACGGTCATTACCGCGCTCTCCGAAAACCGTAAAGATGATATTGAGAAGATCGCGGGCTTGTGGGAGCAATGTGGTTCCATTATTCATTATCTGTCGCCAGATGATCATGACAGTGTTTTTGCGACAGTCAGCCATATGCCGCATTTGCTGGCTTACGGGCTTGTGGATTATGTTGCCAATCATGCCAAATCAGATCTCTTTTTCCAGTATGCCGCCAGCGGATTCCGGGATTTTACAAGAATTGCCAGTTCTTCCCCTGAAATGTGGCGGGATATCACCCTGGCCAATCGTGCCCATCTTTTGACCGAAATGGATGCTTATCTGGAGGAATTGAAAAATATGCGCGATCTGGTGGAAAAAGCGGATGGGCCTGAACTGGAGAAAATCTATGCCAATGCCCAGAGAGCCAGAATGAACTGGCTGAATACGATTGAAAATTCCGAATCGAAAAAGTAA
- the hisC gene encoding histidinol-phosphate transaminase → MSNQFAPDYIRAIAPYQAGKPISEVAREFGIDPEKIIKLASNENPLGMPESAKQAVQNALKDTGRYPDANGFELKKVISERYSVPQDWITLGNGSNDIIDLAGRTFVQKGQSIIFSEYSFLVYALVAKAIGAKGIQVPSVNFGHDLPAMLNAITEDTRLIFIANPNNPTGTFLNPDDIDAFLAKVPSNIVVVIDEAYNEYLDSAIQYDSVEWVKKYPNLLVSRTFSKAYGLAGLRVGFGLAQPELTDLLNRIRQPFNVNTLAQAAAVAALNDKDFLEKSAQINADGYRFLTGSFREMGLEYVPSHGNFVLVKVGEDDGAGSRINLELLKKGIIVRPVNAYGLPKWLRISIGLPEENQAFVRALKEILA, encoded by the coding sequence ATGTCTAATCAGTTCGCTCCAGATTATATCCGTGCTATTGCACCTTACCAGGCCGGCAAGCCTATTTCCGAAGTTGCCCGTGAATTCGGGATTGATCCAGAAAAAATTATCAAGCTGGCATCAAATGAAAATCCGCTGGGGATGCCTGAATCGGCCAAACAGGCTGTTCAGAATGCTCTGAAGGATACGGGACGTTATCCCGATGCAAACGGATTTGAGTTGAAGAAGGTCATTTCCGAGCGGTATTCCGTTCCGCAGGACTGGATTACATTGGGAAACGGGAGCAACGATATCATTGATCTTGCGGGGCGGACATTTGTCCAGAAAGGACAGTCCATTATTTTCTCGGAATATTCGTTTCTCGTCTATGCGCTTGTCGCCAAGGCAATTGGTGCAAAAGGCATTCAGGTTCCTTCGGTCAATTTCGGTCATGATTTGCCGGCGATGTTGAATGCCATTACGGAAGATACACGGCTGATTTTCATTGCCAATCCGAATAATCCGACCGGAACTTTCCTGAATCCTGATGATATTGATGCCTTTTTGGCAAAGGTTCCTTCGAATATTGTCGTTGTCATTGATGAAGCTTATAACGAATATCTGGATTCAGCCATTCAGTATGATTCTGTCGAATGGGTAAAAAAATACCCCAATCTTCTGGTATCCCGTACTTTTTCAAAAGCTTATGGTCTTGCCGGCTTGCGTGTCGGATTCGGACTTGCCCAACCTGAGCTGACGGATCTTCTGAATCGGATAAGGCAGCCGTTTAATGTCAATACCCTGGCTCAGGCTGCTGCTGTTGCCGCTTTGAACGATAAGGATTTTCTGGAAAAAAGTGCACAGATCAATGCGGATGGTTATCGTTTCCTGACGGGATCATTCCGTGAAATGGGTTTGGAATATGTTCCTTCGCACGGGAATTTCGTTCTGGTCAAAGTCGGGGAAGACGATGGAGCGGGTTCGCGTATCAATCTGGAATTGTTGAAAAAAGGTATCATCGTTCGCCCTGTCAATGCTTATGGCTTGCCGAAATGGTTGCGTATTTCAATCGGGTTGCCTGAAGAAAATCAGGCGTTTGTCAGAGCGTTGAAAGAAATATTGGCATAA
- the pheA gene encoding prephenate dehydratase, giving the protein MEKLLKPLRDRIDEIDTQILDLLNRRARVAQEVGHVKNKLDAPIFRPDREAQVLRQIVERNPGPLGNAELQTIYKEIMSACRSLEKRIIVAYLGPAGTFSEQAVYRYFGMAIDALPCPTIDEVFRAAEAGTADFGVVPIENSTEGAINRTLDLLMQTPLTISSEISIPIQHNLMTRTGKMENVQTICAHSQALAQCQGWLNQHFPNIMRHAVSSNAEAARMASEDSQVAAIAGEMASKRYGLQVVSAHIQDESQNRTRFAVVGRKETEPTGKDQTSLLLSVQNKAGAVYKMLEPLEKYGVSMTRLESRPAKTGNWEYYFFVDIDGHVREEKIEKALSELKDRVVYFKVLGSYPI; this is encoded by the coding sequence ATGGAAAAATTATTGAAACCTCTACGGGATCGAATCGATGAGATCGATACCCAGATACTGGATTTGTTGAACCGTAGGGCACGAGTGGCTCAGGAAGTTGGGCATGTAAAAAATAAATTGGATGCCCCGATTTTCAGACCGGACAGGGAAGCACAGGTATTAAGGCAGATCGTGGAACGCAATCCCGGACCTTTGGGAAATGCCGAATTGCAAACGATTTACAAGGAAATCATGTCGGCATGCCGTTCACTTGAAAAAAGAATTATTGTCGCTTATCTTGGTCCCGCTGGAACTTTTTCCGAACAGGCCGTGTACCGTTACTTTGGTATGGCTATCGATGCTTTGCCTTGTCCTACAATTGATGAGGTTTTCCGTGCGGCTGAGGCAGGAACGGCCGATTTCGGTGTCGTTCCGATCGAGAATTCGACAGAAGGAGCGATTAACCGGACGCTGGATTTACTGATGCAGACCCCGTTGACAATCAGTAGTGAAATATCCATTCCCATCCAGCATAATTTGATGACCAGAACCGGAAAAATGGAAAATGTCCAGACAATCTGTGCCCATTCCCAGGCTTTGGCACAGTGTCAGGGATGGCTTAACCAGCATTTTCCCAATATCATGAGGCATGCCGTGTCATCCAATGCGGAGGCGGCGCGTATGGCCAGCGAAGATAGTCAAGTCGCGGCAATCGCCGGTGAAATGGCTTCGAAGCGTTATGGCCTGCAGGTCGTCAGCGCTCATATTCAGGATGAATCGCAGAACAGGACTCGCTTTGCGGTTGTCGGAAGAAAAGAAACCGAACCGACCGGAAAAGATCAGACGTCATTGCTTTTATCGGTCCAGAACAAGGCCGGTGCAGTGTATAAAATGCTTGAGCCACTTGAAAAGTATGGCGTTTCAATGACGAGACTGGAATCCCGGCCGGCAAAGACCGGTAACTGGGAATACTATTTTTTCGTGGATATAGACGGTCATGTCAGGGAAGAAAAAATCGAAAAGGCTCTGTCTGAACTGAAAGACAGAGTGGTCTATTTCAAAGTATTGGGCTCTTATCCTATTTAA
- the serC gene encoding 3-phosphoserine/phosphohydroxythreonine transaminase, which produces MMRPYNFSAGPATLPESVLMQAAAEMCDWHGCRMSAMELSHRGAEFGRIIERARNDLRDLLEIPESHRILFMQGGATAMNAIIPLNLVNRPGSNATMDFVHTGIWSGKSLNEARKYGHVNIVASSEKSGFLSVPERSVWHLSDGAAYIHICTNETINGCQFHFTPDTGSAPLVADMSSEILSRPVDFSIYDVVFASAQKNLGPAGVTLLIVREDLIGYASPFCPSVFDWKNVVESDSMFNTPPTYAIYICGLVFRWLKKQGGVSRMERESIEKSSLLYDFIDRSDFYHNDVETGSRSRMNVPFFLEDESLNDRFVMEASAHGLFQLKGHRLQGGMRASLYNAMPIEGVKALVAFMRDFEQRHWRLYKAQTG; this is translated from the coding sequence CTGATGCGTCCATATAATTTTTCAGCGGGACCCGCCACATTGCCGGAGAGTGTGTTAATGCAGGCTGCCGCTGAGATGTGCGACTGGCATGGATGTCGTATGTCTGCCATGGAACTGAGTCATCGTGGTGCGGAATTTGGCAGGATCATTGAGCGGGCAAGGAATGATCTTCGCGATCTTCTGGAAATTCCGGAATCCCATCGCATACTTTTCATGCAGGGCGGCGCAACGGCCATGAATGCGATCATTCCTCTGAATCTCGTCAATCGTCCCGGCTCAAATGCCACTATGGATTTCGTGCACACAGGGATATGGTCCGGAAAATCGCTGAATGAAGCGAGGAAATATGGACATGTCAATATTGTCGCTTCATCGGAGAAGAGCGGATTCCTGTCTGTCCCGGAAAGAAGTGTCTGGCATCTGTCGGACGGTGCCGCCTATATTCATATCTGCACGAATGAAACGATCAATGGCTGTCAGTTTCATTTTACTCCGGATACCGGTAGCGCTCCGCTCGTGGCCGATATGTCTTCCGAGATTTTGTCCCGTCCTGTCGATTTCTCGATATATGATGTGGTTTTTGCCAGTGCCCAGAAAAATCTGGGGCCGGCGGGGGTGACTCTTCTTATCGTTCGGGAAGATCTGATCGGATATGCTTCTCCGTTTTGCCCGTCCGTTTTTGACTGGAAGAATGTCGTGGAAAGCGATTCCATGTTCAATACGCCACCGACTTATGCCATTTATATTTGTGGCCTTGTTTTCAGGTGGCTGAAAAAACAGGGAGGGGTTTCCAGAATGGAACGTGAAAGCATCGAAAAGTCGTCTTTGCTTTATGACTTTATCGATCGCAGTGATTTTTATCATAATGATGTCGAAACAGGCAGTCGATCAAGGATGAATGTTCCTTTTTTTCTTGAGGATGAATCCTTGAATGACAGGTTTGTCATGGAAGCTTCTGCACATGGTCTGTTCCAATTGAAAGGACATCGCTTGCAGGGAGGGATGCGTGCATCTCTATACAATGCCATGCCGATAGAGGGGGTCAAAGCGCTTGTTGCTTTTATGCGGGATTTCGAACAGAGGCATTGGCGATTGTACAAGGCCCAAACTGGGTAA
- the gyrA gene encoding DNA gyrase subunit A: MDQFAKETISISLEDEMRKSYLDYAMSVIVGRALPDVRDGLKPVHRRVLFGMHEMNNTWNRPYVKCARVVGEVMGKYHPHGDQSIYDTLVRMAQDFSLRYTLVDGQGNFGSVDGDNAAAMRYTECRLDRIADEMLADIDKETIDFVPNYDGKEKEPSVLPTRIPNLLINGSSGIAVGMATNIPPHNLVEVIRGSLHLLHNPDCTIDELIDIIPAPDFPTGGLVYGVAGVREGYRTGRGRVVMRARTHFEEHGRDGRQAIIIDELPYQVNKKTLLERIAEGVREKKLDGISDIRDESDKSGMRVVIELKRNEVAEVVLNNLFKQTQLQDTFGMNMVALVDGQPKLLNLKQMLECFLAHRREVVTRRTIFELRKARERGHVLEGLAVALANIDDFIAIIRAAPTPPIARQELMARSWDSSLVRSMLERTSVEHSNSVHDFRPEGLPRMYGIQPDGLYKLSEEQATEILQMRLQRLTGLEQDRILNEYGEVMAQIAELLDILAKPERVLAIIDGELRDVIDEYGEKAKDIRRSEIELNASDLETEDLITPQDMVVTLSHGGYIKAQPLSEYRAQKRGGRGRQATATKEDDWVDQLFIANTHDYILCFSDRGRMYWLKVWEVPQGSRNSRGKPIVNMFPLQSDEKITVILPLSGENRSFPENHFIFMATSQGTVKKTPLTDFSNPRKAGIIAVGLDEGDYLIGAALTDGNHDVMLFSDAGKAVRFDENDVRPMGRTARGVKGMNLDDDQKVIALLVAGDENQSVLTATENGFGKRTPISEYTRHGRGTKGMIAIQTSERNGKVVAATLVSENDEIMLITTGGVLIRTRVAEIREMGRATQGVTLISIEEGTTLSGLQRIMESDIDDEAENSGEDTD, from the coding sequence ATGGATCAATTCGCAAAAGAAACCATTTCCATTTCATTGGAAGATGAAATGCGTAAAAGCTACCTCGACTACGCGATGAGCGTTATCGTGGGCAGGGCGTTACCGGATGTTCGGGATGGTCTGAAGCCAGTCCATCGTCGTGTTCTGTTCGGTATGCATGAAATGAACAATACCTGGAACCGGCCTTATGTCAAGTGTGCCCGCGTTGTCGGTGAGGTTATGGGTAAGTATCATCCGCATGGCGACCAGTCCATCTATGATACCTTGGTGCGCATGGCACAGGATTTTTCTTTGCGATATACGCTCGTCGATGGTCAGGGCAATTTCGGTTCGGTTGATGGGGATAATGCCGCTGCAATGCGTTATACGGAATGCCGGCTGGACAGAATCGCTGATGAAATGCTGGCCGATATCGACAAGGAAACAATCGATTTCGTTCCCAATTACGATGGCAAGGAAAAAGAACCTTCCGTGTTGCCGACAAGAATTCCGAATCTTTTGATCAATGGTTCTTCAGGAATCGCCGTCGGGATGGCGACTAATATTCCGCCGCATAATCTGGTTGAGGTTATCCGGGGATCCTTGCACCTGCTTCATAATCCGGATTGTACGATAGACGAACTGATCGACATCATACCCGCGCCGGATTTTCCGACAGGGGGGCTTGTTTATGGCGTGGCGGGGGTGCGAGAGGGGTACCGTACCGGACGGGGGCGCGTGGTCATGCGAGCCAGAACGCACTTTGAAGAGCATGGCCGCGATGGCAGACAGGCGATCATCATTGATGAACTGCCGTATCAGGTCAACAAGAAAACCTTGCTGGAACGGATTGCCGAGGGGGTCCGCGAGAAAAAGCTGGACGGTATTTCCGATATTCGTGACGAATCGGACAAATCCGGAATGCGGGTGGTCATTGAATTGAAACGCAATGAAGTTGCGGAAGTGGTTCTGAACAATTTGTTCAAGCAAACCCAGTTGCAGGATACGTTTGGCATGAACATGGTGGCTTTGGTTGATGGACAGCCGAAACTGCTGAATCTGAAACAGATGCTGGAATGTTTTCTGGCCCATCGCCGTGAAGTGGTGACGCGCAGAACAATTTTCGAGTTGCGGAAAGCGCGTGAACGGGGACATGTGCTGGAAGGATTGGCGGTTGCGCTGGCTAATATTGACGATTTCATTGCCATTATCCGTGCAGCACCGACGCCACCGATTGCACGTCAGGAATTGATGGCCAGATCATGGGATTCGTCTCTGGTCAGATCGATGCTTGAGAGGACAAGTGTGGAACATTCGAATAGTGTTCATGATTTCAGGCCGGAAGGGTTGCCGAGAATGTATGGCATACAGCCTGATGGTCTGTACAAACTGTCGGAAGAGCAGGCAACGGAAATTTTGCAGATGCGTTTGCAACGCCTGACCGGACTGGAACAGGACAGAATACTGAACGAGTATGGCGAGGTCATGGCGCAGATAGCGGAGTTGCTGGATATTCTTGCCAAACCGGAACGGGTACTGGCTATTATTGATGGTGAATTGAGAGACGTCATCGATGAATATGGAGAAAAGGCAAAAGATATCCGGCGTTCTGAAATCGAGCTGAATGCCAGTGATCTCGAAACGGAAGATTTGATCACACCGCAGGATATGGTCGTTACGCTGTCGCATGGCGGTTATATCAAGGCGCAGCCATTATCCGAGTACCGCGCACAAAAGCGGGGAGGGCGAGGCAGGCAAGCGACAGCGACAAAGGAAGATGACTGGGTCGATCAGCTGTTTATTGCCAATACGCATGATTACATTCTCTGTTTTTCAGACAGGGGACGTATGTACTGGCTGAAGGTTTGGGAGGTGCCTCAGGGATCGCGTAATTCCAGGGGAAAACCGATCGTCAATATGTTCCCGTTACAGTCAGACGAGAAAATTACAGTTATTTTGCCGTTGTCTGGCGAAAACCGGAGTTTCCCTGAAAATCATTTCATTTTTATGGCAACCAGCCAGGGAACGGTCAAGAAAACCCCGCTGACCGATTTCAGCAATCCACGCAAGGCAGGGATTATCGCTGTCGGTCTTGATGAAGGCGATTATCTGATCGGCGCTGCATTAACGGACGGCAATCACGACGTCATGCTTTTCTCGGATGCTGGCAAGGCTGTGCGTTTCGATGAAAACGATGTCCGTCCCATGGGAAGAACGGCACGCGGCGTGAAAGGCATGAATCTGGATGATGACCAGAAAGTGATTGCCCTGCTTGTTGCTGGCGATGAAAACCAGTCGGTATTGACGGCAACTGAGAACGGGTTCGGCAAGCGGACACCGATTTCCGAATATACCCGTCACGGGAGAGGAACGAAGGGCATGATTGCCATACAGACAAGTGAACGCAACGGTAAGGTGGTTGCCGCGACACTTGTCAGTGAAAATGACGAAATCATGCTGATTACGACAGGAGGCGTTCTGATTCGTACACGTGTTGCCGAGATTCGCGAGATGGGACGTGCTACCCAGGGGGTAACGCTGATTTCGATAGAGGAAGGGACGACTCTTAGCGGGCTTCAGCGCATAATGGAATCCGATATTGATGATGAAGCGGAAAATTCAGGAGAAGACACGGACTGA
- the ompA gene encoding outer membrane protein OmpA, with translation MNKLLKVIFAASAVVAASASAQTMTEYMAKKPYSGYLQTQRDVIVRSGTGLCWHTGYWTPADAVPGCDGPLTQPAAPAPVAVAPVPTAEKVTYAADAFFDFDKAIVKPEGKAKLDELVNALSGLDTEVIVAVGHTDWIGTDKYNQKLSERRANAVKAYLVSKGVPAEKIFTEGKGKKQPIASNKTREGRAKNRRVEVEVVANRGARS, from the coding sequence ATGAATAAATTGCTTAAAGTTATTTTCGCTGCATCCGCAGTTGTTGCAGCCTCTGCTTCGGCACAGACGATGACCGAATACATGGCCAAAAAGCCATACAGCGGTTATCTTCAGACCCAGCGTGATGTCATCGTCCGTAGCGGTACCGGCCTTTGCTGGCATACCGGATACTGGACTCCGGCTGATGCCGTTCCTGGTTGCGATGGTCCTCTGACCCAGCCAGCAGCACCGGCTCCAGTTGCTGTAGCACCTGTTCCAACCGCTGAAAAAGTAACTTATGCAGCTGATGCATTCTTCGATTTCGACAAAGCGATTGTCAAACCTGAAGGTAAAGCAAAACTGGATGAACTGGTCAATGCCTTAAGCGGTCTGGATACTGAAGTCATCGTTGCTGTTGGTCACACTGACTGGATCGGTACCGACAAATACAATCAGAAACTGTCCGAACGTCGTGCCAATGCCGTCAAGGCTTATCTGGTATCCAAGGGTGTTCCTGCCGAAAAAATCTTCACTGAAGGCAAAGGCAAAAAACAACCTATCGCTTCCAACAAGACAAGAGAAGGTCGTGCCAAGAACCGTCGTGTTGAAGTTGAAGTGGTTGCAAACCGCGGTGCAAGATCCTGA